The Raphanus sativus cultivar WK10039 chromosome 2, ASM80110v3, whole genome shotgun sequence DNA segment TTCCAAAtgtaacttaatttttttatatttttgtgatttcaGAAATTTACCAGCAATTACAACTATATAAATAACAAATCAAACACGGCAAATATTATCATACAAATTCTCCAAACTTTCTACCGTgatctattattataaattcCATACTCGGCAACAAAACAATACTAAAGAAATCCTAAAGAAATCTATTTAATCcaacaatatattaaatttataaccAAATCTATTTAATcctaaagaaatatatttaattcaacaatatttagttttaggctttcttaaataactatataatctCATATTTTAACTAGCCCTTAGTTTTAGGATTGATTTGTTTGttgtataattattttgatcTATTTTCCAaacttaaattattttgatCTATTTTCCaaacttaaattattttatcatatgaaattaaattataattaaaaactacgtgaagaaaatttcaatattttaaatatttatatgtgttggaattatcatttaaataaccacataaatgtttattttaaattttaaacaaaaaaatacaaagatcacatttaataaataaattataaactttaaacaaactaaATGTTACCATTACTCATAATATTGACACATATTATAAGAtcatagaaataattattttctaaatcaatattacatatatttactaaatatatatgcttaaattataatttacataaatttttaattatttaacaatcaatatttaaaattttaaaataaatttgactTTCCAAAATGAATCTATAATTAATGAGTagatatgttttttctttttttgtcagcaacttATGTATCAAGTAAAAACGGGTCttacaaatacattttttatttatattgtgatATAACAAATgggttaataattttataaaaaaaagcaATTCCGTACTTTCAAattatagatagatatattcttatatatgaTACCAAGTGgtccttaaataaataaataataaatatataagtttatatatatatatatatatatatatatatatatatatctatactattaaaacaaatgactgtttatgaatctGCCCTTGAAATTTCTAAATAACTACAAAAATTGCATGTATCTTTTTCCAgcattatttgcaaccaatcaaaagtcattattttgtaattacattaaagattatttaaataattcagttcttagcatttttgaaaattttatttcctaaatgtttgcaccatatctttccaaaaaatatttcacattattaattattggaaattatttattaaatgaaacctcaaaataaaatcaagttgaaataaaaaatgattaaatcaacaaaatcataatacgggtctcaATTATCTCAactacttaaaaaaatattttcatataaaataaaaactaaatcacatagactaaacttaataaaattatagaaaatattttgaaacgcacaaatgaaaatttcaatacaagagtgttgaagataaaatattttatttaaattaaaaaacagtgtaaaataagtttaactttggtttaaataaataaaatcatattacgtgTTAGAATTATTTGgagtcttctaaaatttggtcatattgaaaataaaaaaaataaatcatataagtaattttaagataaatttcataaaaagttaaatatataatttatcaaaaatcataatttttattacgtaaaataattttctaaaaaaaatatacccgccctctttaagggcgggtcaaaatctagtattgtTCTTAAAAAATACactctaaaattttctaaaccCAGCTAATTTCTTGGGTTAATAATTggtattttcaaataatttagtGAGAGGGTAAAAAACCCTAGGCTTTATTATATCGTTATTGATATTTTGATATTGATAGTTTTAAGACGACTAATattcttaattaattttaaaatatgattgtGCCCCATAAATTATGAAATAGATAGATGTTGATGACAAAATAAGATAGACTTTGTTTGAAGGAGGAACATGTTCTTTATGTATGGTTATTGATATATTTGATATTGATAGTTTTAAGACTTCTAATAttcttaattagttttaaaaaatgattgTGCCCTATAAATTATATGGATGAAATAGATAGATGTTGATGACAAAGTAATATAGACTTTGTTTGAAGGAGGAACATGTGCATTTAGGTATGGTCAAACTGATGttaaataaaacctaaaaaGGTGTTGAGTAAGATGAATATCTCCCCTTTCACACATTCTTCATCATGTATCACTAATAATAGAGGTGAGAAAGAAGGTGATCAATCTTAGTCAATGCATTGTCTATGAGATAATTCAAAGATATAATTATGCATGCTTGACGAACATGTTTTCCATACTCTTGATCCAATGTACATTTAGAGTCCTCATCACGCCTCATTTATAGCATAACTTTAATTTCATTTACATTGTCTTAAACTTTTATTTGGTCTCATTGGTTGGTGATGTGCATCATGGTCTGAAAAAGGATAATTAGCCTGTCAGAgtgtttttcttgttttctttttttggttctaCTTCAAGATTCATTTCACAACCATTAATACAAAGATTTAACTTCACTAGAGATTATACCACATAATACAATGAATCAGTCTAGTTCCACCCTGATTGAATGCAACCTAACATGCATCATGTATTTTTTAACTACAGTGGGATGAATCACTCCCTTTAACCTCCTAAAATTTGACCTCAAATACAAGATAACTCAATACACAATTGACCTGAAACCTATATAGACATTCCTTGTTTACGCTGTTAGCATCCATAGAATAAGCTACCAACAGGCCAACACCATGAGGCGGCTTCCTGTATTCCCGAGTCTGTTGGGTTCGTTATCTCAAACTCTCAGCAGAGAAGCCGGACATGAAGACCGGAACGAAGAGAGTGTTTTTCTTGTTGCACTTAAAATGACTCGGCTTCTATatccttctttttctttatactGATTTTAATTGCAAGATCTGGCTAACAATAATCTCTGCGCTTCAATTACTTACATTTAGTTATATCCTCACAGATTCTTCAGGTGTAAAGAAAAGCATCcctgataaaataaataaaaaagggtCACCGACAACATTTAAGTATAGTAATTCTGaggaaaaaaaatagtaataagtATAGTAATTCTGTCTTGGAGTTCTAGATAGTACAAAGATGTCGGCAACAAAAGAGAGTATTGATTTCTGTTTTTGaacttttatcttttaaatagtcaagaaaacataagaaaaatacaaaggTGGAGACGATTGTGATGAACAAGGTTCAGACAATCTATATATATTCGTTGCTAAACTACaagatgattaaaaaaaaaggatattaCCACAAATGTAACTGTCACGCCTATCTGTGCTATTTTCATTCAATCATAACAACGTGGACAACACCAAGCTGTTTCTCAACATTTTCAACTAATATCTTAGATGTAAAATGTACTcgtgttatatatttttcagagatgactaatttaatttttggaACAAATTGGTATTCAGAGTAAGGGAATTATCTTGGAAAAGGTCTAATCTCAAATGTAAAAGTGAATGGTTACATCTGTTGTGGGGTTCACAATTCATAATTTTGTATAACGTGATTAAACAATGAACAATTCTCAAATGTCTTAATTCAGGGACACTCCAACGCATGTGgcctctctttcttttgttcttaAGGATACAAATGTTTCTCCTTTGTCATATATGTTTCATTTCCTTTTcaaagaaataattaaattataaggtttacaaattttttttttgaatttccaAACCAATCGTAACTAAAAgtagaatttttattaataactataAATGATACTATTCAGCCTATAGCACagccaaaaataattaatgcaTTAGTAGTTAATTAATaatcttatatatgtatattatgacttctataaaataataaagcTATTTTAACGTTAATTTATAGTATAAATTATATTGGCATTTAGCAATTTTTTTCCaatcttttataatttatagaCAAATGATTAacgaagaaaaataaaaaaatgaaacactAAACAAAATTTCTATAGTTACTAAAATTAATTACTATGAATAATTATGTGTAACATTACATTATTGTATATAGATGGTTTGACAACTAATATTAAATGGTTTTAGAATTATCgtttttatgcttaattaaaataaataaaagtcaaAGTCATCAATTAGttaaattacaatatttttaagaaaattagtaattcattttaatatatagtagTATTATGTCactaaagatttttatttttgaacactGACgcttaatttatttaaatttttatttttgtatctatgcttcaaattaaaatattttctggCTTCGGCTTTGCATACATATAATACACAATTTGTATGTAGAGTGAAACAAATCTAAAGAGAAAAACATAGATCCGTCTTAGTGGGTATACAATTATTCAATCAAACTCACATTTTTCTGCTGGTTTGTATCTTCTAATGGGAGCGCTTTTCAAACCCTGTTGTTTTGGTATATaatgaaaaagataatttttccATTTGGGGGTTTGATTTCAATTGAGTGACATTCATTGACCGAAGCCAAAGGACAAAACTTTTCCTTCTGGGTTCTACCGACAAGAGCTGACTTCTCCAAATCCCGAGTTGAAGTTTCTCAGAAGTTGTAGTAAGCATTAAGCAAGAATGGTTCCGGCAAGGAACGGGTCAGCGATACCAGTTGTGGGGTTCTTGATATGTGCAGCTTTCATCTACCTCTCAATTAGGGACTTGTGGCTGAATCACAAGTGGAGAGCCGAGATAGGGTTTGTGAAGCGGAACGGAACTCAGTTCGTGGTGGAAGGCAAGGCTCTGTATGTGAATGGATGGAACTCGTATTGGTTCATGGACCATGCTGTGAATGAACACAGTAGGTACCTTGTGAGTGAAATGCTCCAAACTGGAGCCAAGATGGGTCTCACTGTTTGTAGAACTTGGGCCTTTAATGACGGTGGCTACAACGCTCTCCAGATCTCTCCTGGCCGCTTCGATGAGCGTGTCTTCAAGGTACATTTCACTTTTGCAAATGTTTGTCTGTAATGATATCTGTTTAACGGGGAAGATGTGTAATGTTTTTGTTCAGGCCTTGGATCATGTGATTGCAGAGGCGAGGAAGCATGATGTGAGATTGCTTCTTTGCTTAGTGAACAACTTGCAAGCGTACGGAGGGAAGTCACAGTATGTGCAATGGGCATGGCAAGAAGGTGTTGGTCTCAGCTCCTCTAATGATTCCTTCTTCTTTGACCCATCTATCCGCAAATACTTCAAGAACTATCTCACGGTACtaactctttctttcttttttttttgttgttaatcATCACCTCTTGCTGATATGGTTGAAACATAGATTGATGATTCACACATTCTGTTTCTTGAATTTGCAGACTCTGCTCACCCGCAAGAATTCAGTAACTGGAATAGAGTACAGAAACGACCCAACGATTTTCGCTTGGGAGTTGATAAACGAGCCTAGATGCAGCTCTGATGTCTCTGGCGACACTCTCCAAGTCAGTCCTGCATTTTCACTTGTTAGTTATCACTTTTTCAGATTGTTTACTAATTCCTCAAAATTACCAATGTGTTGTTCTTTGCCGCATCACAGGACTGGATAGATGAAATGACGAGCTTCATAAAATCAATTGACGACAAGCATCTCCTCACAGTTGGCCTTGAAGGCTTCTACGGTCCCAATAGCCCCAAAAGGCTGACAGTTAATCCAGAACAGTGGCCTTCTGAGCTCGGAACAGACTTTGTTCGTAACTCAAACTCCTCAAACATAGACTTCGCGTCTGTCCATATCTACCCTGATCACTGGTAAGTCCGTTTGTAACATTTTGATTGCCAAGAGCTCTTGAAAGATTAAAACTTGGTAGCTAAGTTGGCTAGACACACTTCCTCCAGGTTTCATGATCAAACCTTTGAAGATAAGCTAAAGTTCGTGGTGAAATGGATGCAATCTCACATCGAAGACGGGATGAAGGAACTCGAGAAGCCGGTCCTATTCACAGAGTTTGGACTCTCGAACCTGAACAAAGACTACGAGCCATCCCAGAGAGAACGTTTCTACAGAACAATCTTCGATGTGGTGTACAAATCAGCAA contains these protein-coding regions:
- the LOC108843295 gene encoding mannan endo-1,4-beta-mannosidase 5 — encoded protein: MVPARNGSAIPVVGFLICAAFIYLSIRDLWLNHKWRAEIGFVKRNGTQFVVEGKALYVNGWNSYWFMDHAVNEHSRYLVSEMLQTGAKMGLTVCRTWAFNDGGYNALQISPGRFDERVFKALDHVIAEARKHDVRLLLCLVNNLQAYGGKSQYVQWAWQEGVGLSSSNDSFFFDPSIRKYFKNYLTTLLTRKNSVTGIEYRNDPTIFAWELINEPRCSSDVSGDTLQDWIDEMTSFIKSIDDKHLLTVGLEGFYGPNSPKRLTVNPEQWPSELGTDFVRNSNSSNIDFASVHIYPDHWFHDQTFEDKLKFVVKWMQSHIEDGMKELEKPVLFTEFGLSNLNKDYEPSQRERFYRTIFDVVYKSAKRRKAGAGTLVWQLFMEGMEGFNDEFGIVPHEQDPVYRLMVEQSCRLGRVSGRREEHKLRKLCGHRR